The sequence ACCAAGCATTACGACGAGGCTCGGCAGTGTGTGGAAGAGCTGGCCCTCTACCTCAAACCCCTCAGCAGCACAAGAGGTGCAACAATATTGGTTATATCTCTTAACATTATTGCTTTAGTGCCTTTATCGAACCACCCTTTTTGAATACTATACCGTCTCAGGTGTGGGGCTGGGTAATGCCGCACAGAGCGTGCTCAGCAGGCCCATGCAGAGGAAGCTGGTCACCCTGGTGCACTGCCAGCTGGTCGAGGAGGAGGGTCGAGTCCGTGCCATGCGTGCCGCTCGCTCACTGGGAGAGCGCACCGTCACCGAGCTCATCCTGCAGCATCAGAACCCCCAGCAGCTCTCGTCCAACCTGTGGGCCGCCGTCCGGGCCCGGGGCTGCCAGTTTCTGGGCCCAGGTGAGACACGAGAgtgactgtccacagtcaagcaagctttgcaTTGATGTGGGCTTACATCCTGCCTTGAAAGGGTGAAGCTCCTGCTTCtttgctgatcacatggacagGAAAGGGAGgagtgtgattttttttgtcttgcACTGCAGCTTCTGGTTATAtagagcttgcttgactgtggacagtgtcgcTTGAGTTGTTTTTCAGTGCTCTGCCATTATAGAACTTTTAACACCATATAATGATAGTCTTGAGTTGCCGTGTATAGATGTTTGATGGCCAAAATATTGGCACCCCtacgtctatctatctgtctgcctgtctgtctgtctgcctatctatttatctatctatttatatgtatatatatatgtgtgtgtgtgtgtgtatagatagatggatggatggatggatggatagatagatacttagaCATACGCattgacagatagatatacagactaGGCTTGAATGTAGGGTATGTTAAAGGTTGTGTACTGTTTCTAACAGCCTGGTTCCATTCCACAGCCATGCAGGAGGAGGCCCTGAAACTGGTACTTCTGGCTCTGGAGGACGGTTCTGCCTTGTCCAGAAAGGTTCTGGTGCTTTTTGTGGTGCAGCGTCTCGAGCCCAGGTTCCCACAGGCCTCCAAAACCAGTATCGGACACGTGGTTCAGCTACTTTACCGTGCCTCCTGCTTTAAAGTAAGAACCTTTTTCGTGATTTttaaccggttccgcgtgtttccaccgagaaaaagaggttccagacagcgaactagggttctaatctggcaccagaGAATACTCGGTTTTTCAGAGCGAATCGTGACATCATcgatgggcgtgtcacagtgtagaggtttgggtgctttcacatgagaagctgctaaACCGTGTTTGCGCTGCACTTTCAtagtttaaagttcacctgattacatatTTTcgaagagatgaactgtgtgatatgacggggtaaaagtgacccggacagaacgaacaacgcttaacgtgaaaagtaaagcgtaacgtggcttgttgtactaaaacaaaacagagcgcttataaccagtacagagcaattataaccagtacagagacacttatcaccagtacagagcacttataacctgtacagagctcttatatccagtacagagcacttgtacagaacacttataaccagtacgaAGCACTTGTACagaacacttataaccagtacaaagctcttataaccagcacagagcacttataaccagtacaaagctcttataaccagtacagagcacttataaccagtacgaagctcttataaccagcacagagcacttataaccagtacaaagctcttataaccagtacagagcacatataaccagtacagagcacatataaccagtacagagcacttataaccagtacagagcacttataaacAGTAACAAcggagtgtttctgtgtggtacttttagtacattcagacacgttacgctttatttaggtgaagcttgTTTCAGTTTGGATTCAGAACCTCgatctgcataaacaccacacgtgaagtaaatccagttaaacacagatacatgtggagcttttagactggatttgatggttatttcacacagattaatgttcgtgtggtggaactttaatgatgttttatcgctcaagtcgagcgctgagcaaatcggttatttgtgccgagggtcgaggtgagagcgaagcgcaaaacgcttctcgcgtcaatgaactaaagaaaacaactgcatcaaacacgtctacgtcttcttatcaccgatagctgagcgatgctttttgcataaaaacgaacatctgtaacaacagcacaaatccccacagttaatctacacactccaccATCACATCACTACTCTACTTTTGTTGTGTAACGCTCACCGTTGATGATGCAGGCTTGGTTTCCAAAAACTGGTAAAAACgcacgtcggttctctacaaaacaccaaggtttgaacagaaccagttcaagaaccagagttctttagGTGGAAAAGTGCTAAGTGATTACTATAGTATATCATTATAGAAGCTTAGTAATAATTCATGGTgtttacaataaagcattcacTAAAGCATTCAATAATTTGTCAATTTCCCCTTCTAATATTTGGGATGGGGGGTGTTGGGGAACCAAGGTACATAAAACCGGTAACATTTTGtgcatacagtgtatatacgaTTTGACATGATTATAAACTTGCGCAGGTCACCAAGCGAGACGAGGACTCGTCCCTAATGCAGCTGAAGGAGGAGTTCCGAACCTACGAGGCCCTGCGTAGGGAGCACGACTCCCAGATCGTTCAGATCGCCATGGAGGGGGGCCTGCGCATCGCTCCTGACCAGTGGTCGTCCCTGCTTTACGGGGACCAGTCCCACAAATCCCACATGCAGTCCATCATCGACAAGGTCTGTAATTTGGGCAGCTGTTGCTAACAGAGCCTTGCTTGCTTATCTTGTTTGATTGGGTTTTTTTCTGTCTCACAGTTGCAGACGCCTGCGTCGTTTGCCCAGAGCGTCCAGGAGCTGACCATAGCGTTGCAGAGGACGGGCGACCCTGCCAACCTGAACCGACTCAGGCCTCATTTAGAGCTGCTGGCGAACATTGACCCCAGTCCAGGTGTGGATCTTAAAACCAGCACAAAAAATttcagtcaggtgtccacatacatttagaCTCCTAGTTTAGATGGTGAATCAAAAAACGAGGTCATTCTGGCCTCTTAGAAGCAAAAAGGTGTTGCTTGACCCTTAAACGTTTGTACGTTCCTGTTCTCCATGCTCAGACGCCCCTCCTCCGACGTGGGAGCAGCTGGAGAATGGTCTGGTTGCGGTAAAGACGGTGGTCCACGGCTTGGTGGACTTCATCCAGAACCACAGCAAGAAAGGCGTCGAGCAGCAGCAGCCGGCGCAGCACAGCAAGTACAAGACCTACATGTGCCGCGACATGAAGCAGAAAGGGGGATGCCCGCGTGGCGCCAGCTGCACCTTCGCCCACTCGCAGGACGAGCTCGAGAAGTCAGTGTCCGTCAAACTGCTTCTGCTACCACCCAAGAAAGTGATGAGATATGACAGTGTTGTTTTCTCCGTCTGCAGGTACCGTAAGATGAACAAGCGTCTGGCTCCGAGGCTTCCGTGTGGTCTGCTCCCTGAGGAAGGAATCCCTCTAGAAGGTGTGGCCCGAAAGCCGCCCCCCATGACCAACGGCATCGTAGGGCCATGCCCAGTTCCGTCGCCGCAGCTTCTGGCACGCGGCCACGAGGCTTCATCCTACGAGCTCATACGCAAGCCCAAGATGGAGCCCGGCAGCCTGAGCGCCCCCGGATCGCCCCCAGACTTGTATGTGTTGCACTTACGTATCGTATTACACATGCAAGCTTGAACACTGATACTCTGCTGAGGCCAGAATTAGCAGATGTAGATCCTGCGGACCAATCACTGCTCCAGTTAGCATTGTACTGGCACTCAaaaactaatgccaagttcacactacacgactgatcggcgatagggggtttcacactacaccatctatcaccgactggaattgcaggcgagcttctctggtctcccaaactacgtttgctcacgaaaacaaacacgagaagtgacgagggtttaatgataccacgtccaaaaatgcacgtcaacaagtagccaGCGAtcaaaggagaaaaaaataaatgaatctgagtggatttggcaacgcgaccagcatggattgttctatagtgagttggaggttaataaatattttttgcaatgcagcgtgggtgttatgttttgtagagaacgataaggtcagaaatactgtaaagcttgtgtatgtgctgatgtattctgatataaactatatcacgcccctgtcccacctctttacactcctccccatgcgtttcccctcacaccgtatcctgcgttctcattggctgttcgacatagcactcactgccagtcgggcgactcagatccagatcttTAACTCcaaaaaatttcatttcagttcccaagcgctcggatcgagttgttgagtagttcacacatggagattgagagccgagtcgctcccgagccgggaaatctagcgccgaccggtcggtgagcgaaaatcagggcaaagatcgtgtagtgtgaactaggcataagtagCGCAGGCTGTACCTAAGCGTCAAAAAGGGACGAACCCTCGGCAACGTGCCGGCGACCTAAACACCCCATTTGCTTTTCTAATTTGTGCCATCGGAGGGTCCTTTCGGCATGTAACCggtatttatttccattttattcAGTGTGTTACACAAACGAGAGTCCAGAGAGGGACACAGCGAGGCTAAAGCTGGTCATGCTGAAGAAAAATCCATATTTATTCCCAGGGTTTTGGAACAAGATGTACAAATAACTTACAGTCATGTGTTCACAAACTCGTGTCTCTCTTTAATCGTCTCTTGCAGGATGGATAAGACCGGCCTGCCTCTGCCGCCCCACGCCGTTAGTCATCCGAGGGCTGAACACCTCCCCGTGTCCAAGCAGATACCCGGAGTGGCTCGAGGTGCGCCGGCCATGTACCCCCAACAGCAGCCGGAGCTCTTCTACCCAGAAACCAGGGCGCCGTCGGGAGCGCCGTATGATTCTCAGTACCCCGCCGGTGAGTGGGCCTGCAGTTTTCAGAGTCAAATTTGGtcatacactatgtggccaaaagtatgtggacaccccctcTTATGATAGAGATCAGGagatcaggtgtttcagccacacccattgctaacaggctTACCAGGTTAATTCTACatatataaatgtacagtatagcaacactttatatataaaaggccatttcctgttccaaGCTTGGTGTACAGGATTTCAGTCACAtttaacacatttgggatgtaTTGGAACTTTGATTGTGAGCTAGGACTTCAGTGCTTGACTTTACAAACTCTCCTTTCACGGAAtaagcacaaattctcacagactcgctccaaaatcttgtggaaagtccTCCCAGAATAGGTTTTGAGGACCAGCTTCATAATAATGCCCATGGCTTTCCACTGAGGTGTCTAACAAGCttgaggtcaggtgtccacatatttttggccatttagtggcCATTAACTGTACATCTTATGTCCCACTTATAACAGACATGTCTTCCTCCATCCAGGTACCCCATACCCCTACCAACCACCTCAATATGTGCCACCACGCTACATCCGTAACCCACTGCCCCCTGGAGATGCTCCCTACCAGGACCCGTACCCCACTTACGGTCCCGAGCGCCATTACCCACCGTCTCACCATTCCTTCCTGGGCCACCCGTACCCGCCGCCGTCTCACTACGACTCCCGCCGACACGGCCCGTACCCAGCGCCGCCCCCTCCGCCACACACGCAGCCCTTCGGCCCCTCTCGAGATGACCTGGTGCGCATGAGCCCCGGACCCCTGGACGTACCACCCGCCACCCCAGCCGTGCCCGGATCTCTGTACCACTCTGAGGCCACGTCCAGGGAGAGATACCCTCCTGAGGGGTACTACCTGCCCACGCCACACCCTGGCCAAATCAGGTCACATATCAGGGTAAGGTtcactttgtttgtttttgggatttgtgtgtgtgtgtgtgtcagatttctattttatatctttatgttCTTTTACCGAATGTTTCACCTGTAGGACCCATATGGGCGCCCCCAGCCCAGCCTGGACTACCTGCACCGCAGGCGCAAGGAGCTTCTGAACCAGCTGGAGGAAAGAAAAGtcatctctccaccaccatttGCGGCCTCCCCTACTCTGCCCACGCACGCTTTCCCTAATGACTATCCTCAAGAGGCAAGCATATCATATTTGGGGTGCTTTTACAAACCCAGTTGGCCCCAGGGCATCATTATAAGGGCgcacatgagacgaatctgcagtTGTGTGAAATacccgtcaaattcactctgacattaaaaccacctccttgtttctacactcactgtccattttatcagctccacttaccatatagaagcactttgtaggtctacaattactgactgtagtccatctgtttctctgcatgctttgttagcctcctttcaccctgttcttcaatggtcaggaccaccacagagcaggtattatgtaggtgatggatcattctcagcactgcagtgacactgacatggtggtggtgtgttagtgtgtgttgtgctggtatgagtggatcagacacagcagcgctgctggagttttttaatcacctcactttcactgctggactgagaatagtccacaaaccagattatccagccaacagcgccccatgggcagcgtcctgtgaccactgatgaaggtctagaagatgaccgactcaaacagcagcaatagatgagcgatcgtctctgactttacatctacaaggtggaccaactaggtaggagtgcctgaccattgaagaacagggtgaaatcaggccaaaaaggtatgtagagaatcagatggactacagtcagtaattgtagaactacaaagtgctcctgtatggtaaatggagctgataaaatggacagtgagtgtagaaacaggtaggtggttttaatggtatggctgatcggtgtatgtgtgtccaTCTAGTTTTGGCCTTATGTTTCATCTTATTGATATCAACTTACTCATAATCATGTTTATGTCTTGCAGTACATCGAGGACGGTCACAAAGCCTTCAGCACTAGAGAGCCTGACTACGCCGGCCAGTACTCACCGTGGTCATGTGACACCATCGGCTCGTACATCGGCTCCAAAGAGCCCAAACCGAAGGACGCCGTGCCTGCCGGCGTGGAGATGATGGTACGAATCATGTCTCCTACTGGCACAGAAAATCTCCTGGCTTAGAAGTCTGTCTAACTGCCACCTTCCTGTCATACGCAGAACACAGAGGGGAAGGTCCTGCGTGAGCCGGCGCGCTCAGGGGAAGCCAAAGACGACGATCCCATCATCCCTTTCGGCCCTCTGCCCACGGTGTCGCCCTTCGGCGCCATCTCCCGTACGTCCAAAACGGGTTGCCAGATCACGGGACCGGTGCAGGCCATGGCGTCCTCGCAGGCTTCCGGCTCCAAACACATCCCCACGGCAGGTAAAGGTAAAGGTCCTACAACATGAACACCAGTGCGGATAGATACAGTACTTTTACACTACAGTTACACGCTCACTTCTAATATATCATGAAAGGGTCCCTTTGTAGTGTTAATGGTTTTAATTGAAACACAGCCTTTGCTCTGTTTACTACTCTGTAGGCACTACAGGATTGAAGATGCATAGTAAACTGATTCGCCTAGTAAAATTGGTCACATTACTACAGTCAAAAATACCCCACAGCCCACCCTCGACCGCTTTACAGTGATGGGTTAGCGAATTTGCAccctttattatttttgctagtaAACGAATCCCTAAAAGTTAAAACGTCTGCATGTTTTAACAGTAATGAATCAGTTACAAAGAATCATTTGTGAATGAATCAGAAGTCCAGTGAATCACCTAAACAACTCCTGgcaacaaatttacatttacaccgattaggcataacattatgggtcagagcatctccaaaactgcagctctttgtggggtgtgtcccggtctgcggtggtcagtatctatcaaaagtggtccaaggaaggaacagtggtaaaccagcgacagggtcatgggcggccagggccgaaggctggcccgtgtggtccgatccaacagttaatgctggttctgatagaaaggtgtcagaatacacagagcatcacagttgcagggctgttttggcagcagaaggaggaccaacacaattttaggaaggtggtcaaaatgttatgcctcatcggtgtacatTGTGACagtttgtctaagcaattgagggttgagggccttgctcaagggcccaacagtagcaacctggcagtagtggggtttaaaccagtgacattttgattactagtgaTGTGGGATTGTTAAACCACATTCACATTCATGCCTTTGTTATTTACACATGTCCAAAAAACTGTAGAAGCTGTATAgcagtgtaaagcttgcttgactgtgcacACTGACCTGGGCAAAATGCAGGAATACACTCTGCAAAGGTCACCAGACATTAAAATCAGAACGGTGTGTTTCTTTCCCAGCAGACTACGGGAACCATGGCGGTTGGGGCGGTGTGTCCTACCCTCAGCACCAGAGCGTCGCCTCTTCCGGTCACCTCAGTGAACGGTATGAACGTGTGATCTCAAACCGTGGAGCCTCTGTGCACCCCTTTGTGTCCTGTCTGCACTTTTTGGGTTACGTGTTTGTCTTTGATGGTTCTCAGGCTGCCCGTGTCCACTCCTGATCGAGAGCAGCTCAAGATGGAGCTCCAGCAGGTCAACCAGCAGATCAGTCAGCAGACGCAGATCCGCAGCATGGAGGTGTGTATCCAGAACTAACTGTAACATCTATCTGTTGCTCTGTGCACAACCCCCCTGTACCTCATCCATAGTTTGCGTGCTGGACCATTCTAACATGGTATTGATGTAGTAATGCATTGTTCTGGGATGAGTATATcaggtgtagcagtgttgttgggacttttaaacaccacaatgctccaccacccaaaaaacgTCTACTCATTGTGGGTCATATGGGTGTCCCATTCCATTAGgaaattatgtaaaaaaagactacagttagtaatagTATACCTGCAAAGGAGCAGCGGCCAATAAATGTATGCAATAAATGACCCGCTTTCCTCTtacgaagtgtgtgtgtgtgtgtgcaggctgCCAGTAACTCCATGCTGCTGCAGCGAGAGGCCAGTGCGCTCAACTCCCAGCCTGCAGGGGCTAAATGGGCCACAGGGGGCGCCGTGTCGAGTGAGCAGCTCAGCCTCGAGCTCCACCACGTGGAGAGGGAGATCGGCAAACGGACACGAGAGATCGCCATGGTGGGTCGGCTTTTCAGATCGAATGCAGCCCGAatgtcagtggtgctatcagccggttgggCATGCATGGACATGATAGGGTAATGTCTGTAGGAGGGAGGTGGGTCCACTTGTCAGTGGCGCTCTAAGTCAGGTCCCACTGAGGTTTACAAGAtttaacgtaaagcctccacaagggggcgtttgtgtactagtttattttgtgtttgttcaATTCTAAAATAAACAGACTGCATAGAAATCGACACTTTTATCTCTAATTGTAGGAGAACCAGGCAGCACATGAGGTTCAATACAAGCTGAAAACCGCAGAAAATGGCCAAACCAACCATAAAGCCCCGCTGGACGAGCTCTCTCTGGCACTAGGGTGAGTATGACCATCCAGTTCTTCCAACTTCCTCAGTTATGAATatgaaatgttgggctgatggttgTTTTTGGGTCCGACTGGGTCTAAGTATCCACAAAAAATGACAAGGGGAGTCACAGGCAGCCCACAGACAGCAGTCCGAGGAGTAGACTCCTCAATGGCAGAGGACATGAAGTCCAACAGAAAAGCTGGTGTGGTTCAAATTTGGTGAACGTGGCACAATACAGAGCATCGAACCCTTATGGGTACGGGGCTGCGTCGTCACGGgtcagtcaaagtgcccatgataactcctgtccaccttgtgagcacctacaatgggcacatgGGCATCAGaactggtctgataaatcacggTCTTTTCATGATTATGTTGGCATCATTTCCAGTAAaatacatggcaccaggatgcaccgTAGGCCGATCCACCTCACAACATACAGACCTTAAAGGATtagctggtaatgtcctggtaccaggtACCATGTGACTCCTTGAGAACAGTTGGCTGGTTCTAACATTTGTCAGCCAATCACATCCCAGCCTCAGGAGCAGCCCTGGTCTCAAGCAGACCAGAGTTTGGTACTTCTTGCTTTTAGACATGCCCAAACAGCCTGAACTCATGGTCCAGAATCAGGGACTTGAGTCTGAAAGAATATACAGTGGAACTCAATTTAAcggatttaaaaatgatttacttTTTACATGACATATTTACGTATCTATTCACGTTGTTAATTTTACTGGTTATTATAGGTGCATGTTTAGcccttttgtggaccttagtgcttgtgtttttgtatgtatgtttttgcaccccctgaaaaaaaaaatcactgtttCGGATAATCGTATTTTACGGATCGGTGCTCCCCTAttttagtccgttaaatcgaggttccactgttagcgcttttccaccaaaagaactctggttcttgaaccggttctgttcaggtttcctCGAACCCTGGTGTTtagtagagaaccgacccgcgtttccaccagtttttgggaaccaagcctgcatcatcaacggtgggcattacacaacaaaagtaaagagtaacatgatggcggagcgtgtagattacctccgagtatttgtgctgttgttacagatgttggtttttatgtaaaaagcatcgatcagctatcGGTGAtgagaagacgtagacgtgtttgtcacagttgttgttttctgtagttaattgacgtgagaagcgttctgctcttcgctttcaccgcgaccctcgggcgtaaatagccgatttgctcagcgctcgacatgagcgataaaacatcactgaggTTCCATGATacaaacatccatctgtgtgaaataaccattaaatccagtctgaaagctccacatgtatctgtgtttagccgtaTTAACTTCACGCGTGGTGTTTATGCTGCTCGGGGTTCACCTAAAAAGTTTCACCCAAAAAAAAatgtaacgtggctgaatgtactaaaagtacgacacataAACACTTaatttctctccgttattactggtaATAAGCGCTATGTACTGGTTAtaggtgctctgtactggttatcggtgctctgtactggttataagcgctctgtacggCCCAACTTCATCACtcagtgttttagtacaacaagccacattacgctttattttttatgttaagcgtcgttcgttctgtccgggtcacttttaccgcctcatatcacacagttcatctatttgaaaatatcagtgaatatcagcggcaaactggatcaaaatgtaattaggtgaactttaaaagatgaaagtgaaGCGCAAACGCAGTTtttcaaacctctacactgtgacacgcccccAGATGATGTCACGGTTCACGCTGAAAAAccgagtattctgtggtgccagattagaacgcaagttccggcctggaacctctttttttcggtggaaacacgtggaaccggttcaaaatcaagttcgggaaccggaacggaacCAGAACCgcatcggtggaaaaggggtatgaatGCTTCTATACATTTAGTACAGAACCTAATAATGACTTCTTACTTTTTCAGTGACGCCTCGAATGGGAGCAACAGTGTCGGGGACTCCATGTTGTCCCTGACCAACAAGACGTCGTCTCTCAGCCTTTGCCCCGGGGAGCAGGCCGGTAGCGGCCCGGAGCCCCGAAAGAACGGCGTGGCTCATGCTTAGCAGCGACGAGGCTCCGTCTCGCGTTCGAACCCAGGCACCTGCATGCTGTTGTGTGCATGCACCAAAcactttgtttgttttctcgAGAGAAAAAATGAGCAGTATCTGCCGTGATATGAATTTCCTTTCTTTTTGTTCTGTGAATGAGCTTTTTGGTTTTTATTTGAGACGAC is a genomic window of Trichomycterus rosablanca isolate fTriRos1 chromosome 4, fTriRos1.hap1, whole genome shotgun sequence containing:
- the rc3h1b gene encoding roquin-1 isoform X3, producing MPVQAPQWTEFLLCPICTQTFEETVRRPISLGCGHTVCKMCLSKLHRKACPFDQTAISTDIEQLPVNSALLQLVGAQVPKQPPVALITGPEDTKHYDEARQCVEELALYLKPLSSTRGVGLGNAAQSVLSRPMQRKLVTLVHCQLVEEEGRVRAMRAARSLGERTVTELILQHQNPQQLSSNLWAAVRARGCQFLGPAMQEEALKLVLLALEDGSALSRKVLVLFVVQRLEPRFPQASKTSIGHVVQLLYRASCFKVTKRDEDSSLMQLKEEFRTYEALRREHDSQIVQIAMEGGLRIAPDQWSSLLYGDQSHKSHMQSIIDKLQTPASFAQSVQELTIALQRTGDPANLNRLRPHLELLANIDPSPDAPPPTWEQLENGLVAVKTVVHGLVDFIQNHSKKGVEQQQPAQHSKYKTYMCRDMKQKGGCPRGASCTFAHSQDELEKYRKMNKRLAPRLPCGLLPEEGIPLEGVARKPPPMTNGIVGPCPVPSPQLLARGHEASSYELIRKPKMEPGSLSAPGSPPDLYVMDKTGLPLPPHAVSHPRAEHLPVSKQIPGVARGAPAMYPQQQPELFYPETRAPSGAPYDSQYPAGTPYPYQPPQYVPPRYIRNPLPPGDAPYQDPYPTYGPERHYPPSHHSFLGHPYPPPSHYDSRRHGPYPAPPPPPHTQPFGPSRDDLVRMSPGPLDVPPATPAVPGSLYHSEATSRERYPPEGYYLPTPHPGQIRSHIRDPYGRPQPSLDYLHRRRKELLNQLEERKVISPPPFAASPTLPTHAFPNDYPQEAQYIEDGHKAFSTREPDYAGQYSPWSCDTIGSYIGSKEPKPKDAVPAGVEMMNTEGKVLREPARSGEAKDDDPIIPFGPLPTVSPFGAISRTSKTGCQITGPVQAMASSQASGSKHIPTAADYGNHGGWGGVSYPQHQSVASSGHLSERLPVSTPDREQLKMELQQVNQQISQQTQIRSMEVVCVCVQAASNSMLLQREASALNSQPAGAKWATGGAVSSEQLSLELHHVEREIGKRTREIAMENQAAHEVQYKLKTAENGQTNHKAPLDELSLALGDASNGSNSVGDSMLSLTNKTSSLSLCPGEQAGSGPEPRKNGVAHA
- the rc3h1b gene encoding roquin-1 isoform X2; its protein translation is MPVQAPQWTEFLLCPICTQTFEETVRRPISLGCGHTVCKMCLSKLHRKACPFDQTAISTDIEQLPVNSALLQLVGAQVPKQPPVALITGPEDTKHYDEARQCVEELALYLKPLSSTRGVGLGNAAQSVLSRPMQRKLVTLVHCQLVEEEGRVRAMRAARSLGERTVTELILQHQNPQQLSSNLWAAVRARGCQFLGPAMQEEALKLVLLALEDGSALSRKVLVLFVVQRLEPRFPQASKTSIGHVVQLLYRASCFKVTKRDEDSSLMQLKEEFRTYEALRREHDSQIVQIAMEGGLRIAPDQWSSLLYGDQSHKSHMQSIIDKLQTPASFAQSVQELTIALQRTGDPANLNRLRPHLELLANIDPSPDAPPPTWEQLENGLVAVKTVVHGLVDFIQNHSKKGVEQQQPAQHSKYKTYMCRDMKQKGGCPRGASCTFAHSQDELEKYRKMNKRLAPRLPCGLLPEEGIPLEGVARKPPPMTNGIVGPCPVPSPQLLARGHEASSYELIRKPKMEPGSLSAPGSPPDLMDKTGLPLPPHAVSHPRAEHLPVSKQIPGVARGAPAMYPQQQPELFYPETRAPSGAPYDSQYPAGTPYPYQPPQYVPPRYIRNPLPPGDAPYQDPYPTYGPERHYPPSHHSFLGHPYPPPSHYDSRRHGPYPAPPPPPHTQPFGPSRDDLVRMSPGPLDVPPATPAVPGSLYHSEATSRERYPPEGYYLPTPHPGQIRSHIRDPYGRPQPSLDYLHRRRKELLNQLEERKVISPPPFAASPTLPTHAFPNDYPQEYIEDGHKAFSTREPDYAGQYSPWSCDTIGSYIGSKEPKPKDAVPAGVEMMNTEGKVLREPARSGEAKDDDPIIPFGPLPTVSPFGAISRTSKTGCQITGPVQAMASSQASGSKHIPTAGKADYGNHGGWGGVSYPQHQSVASSGHLSERLPVSTPDREQLKMELQQVNQQISQQTQIRSMEAASNSMLLQREASALNSQPAGAKWATGGAVSSEQLSLELHHVEREIGKRTREIAMENQAAHEVQYKLKTAENGQTNHKAPLDELSLALGDASNGSNSVGDSMLSLTNKTSSLSLCPGEQAGSGPEPRKNGVAHA
- the rc3h1b gene encoding roquin-1 isoform X1, whose protein sequence is MPVQAPQWTEFLLCPICTQTFEETVRRPISLGCGHTVCKMCLSKLHRKACPFDQTAISTDIEQLPVNSALLQLVGAQVPKQPPVALITGPEDTKHYDEARQCVEELALYLKPLSSTRGVGLGNAAQSVLSRPMQRKLVTLVHCQLVEEEGRVRAMRAARSLGERTVTELILQHQNPQQLSSNLWAAVRARGCQFLGPAMQEEALKLVLLALEDGSALSRKVLVLFVVQRLEPRFPQASKTSIGHVVQLLYRASCFKVTKRDEDSSLMQLKEEFRTYEALRREHDSQIVQIAMEGGLRIAPDQWSSLLYGDQSHKSHMQSIIDKLQTPASFAQSVQELTIALQRTGDPANLNRLRPHLELLANIDPSPDAPPPTWEQLENGLVAVKTVVHGLVDFIQNHSKKGVEQQQPAQHSKYKTYMCRDMKQKGGCPRGASCTFAHSQDELEKYRKMNKRLAPRLPCGLLPEEGIPLEGVARKPPPMTNGIVGPCPVPSPQLLARGHEASSYELIRKPKMEPGSLSAPGSPPDLMDKTGLPLPPHAVSHPRAEHLPVSKQIPGVARGAPAMYPQQQPELFYPETRAPSGAPYDSQYPAGTPYPYQPPQYVPPRYIRNPLPPGDAPYQDPYPTYGPERHYPPSHHSFLGHPYPPPSHYDSRRHGPYPAPPPPPHTQPFGPSRDDLVRMSPGPLDVPPATPAVPGSLYHSEATSRERYPPEGYYLPTPHPGQIRSHIRDPYGRPQPSLDYLHRRRKELLNQLEERKVISPPPFAASPTLPTHAFPNDYPQEYIEDGHKAFSTREPDYAGQYSPWSCDTIGSYIGSKEPKPKDAVPAGVEMMNTEGKVLREPARSGEAKDDDPIIPFGPLPTVSPFGAISRTSKTGCQITGPVQAMASSQASGSKHIPTAADYGNHGGWGGVSYPQHQSVASSGHLSERYERVISNRGASVHPFVLPVSTPDREQLKMELQQVNQQISQQTQIRSMEAASNSMLLQREASALNSQPAGAKWATGGAVSSEQLSLELHHVEREIGKRTREIAMENQAAHEVQYKLKTAENGQTNHKAPLDELSLALGDASNGSNSVGDSMLSLTNKTSSLSLCPGEQAGSGPEPRKNGVAHA